Part of the Acidobacteriota bacterium genome, CTGCGCCAGCACTTTCCGCGCCGCCGCCAGATGCACTTGATCTATCATCTGGCCGTCCAGCGCAATCGCCCCCCGGCCAGGCGCCGCCGTCAACGCGTTGACGATGCGTTCGGCAGTGGCAATCTCGGCCTCCGTCGGGGCAAAGGCGGCGTTCACAATTTCCAAATGCGCTGGATGAATCGCGGTCTTGCCGTCATACCCCAGCCGCCGCGCCGCCTGACAACGCTGCCGCAAGCCAGCCAAATCGGCGATGCCAAAATGCGGCGCGTCATACGCCGCCACGCCCGCCGCCCGCGCCGCCAGCAAGACATGCGAGCGCGCGTAAAACACTTCCTGCTCATCATCGCTCAGCGTGCAACCGACCTCGCGCGACAAATCCGCCGAGCCGAACAGCAGCCCCACCACCAATTCGCTGGCTTCGGCCAATTCGCGCGCCGCAAACACACCGCGCGGTGTTTCGATCAGCAACAATAAGCGCTTGGCGTCGTGCACCGTTTGCGCGCCCGCCCAGTTGCGGCTTTGCAGAATGGGCGCGAGCGTAGTCACATCATCCACGCGCTCGGCCTTTGGCAACAGAATGCCGGGCGCGCCCGCCGCCGCCACGGCACGCGCGTCTTCCAAGCCGAAATCCGTCGTCAGCGCATTGATGCGCACAAACACGTCCTTGCCGTCGAAGGTCATTTCGCGCAGGGCACGCACGATGGTTGCGCGCGCTGCGAGCTTCTGCTCGACCGCGATGGCGTCTTCCAAATCCAAAATCAGCGCGTCGGCGGCTGAATCGCGCGCTTTCAAAATCATTTTTTCGGAATTGCCCGGCACGTACAGCAGACTGCGCAAGGCGGTCAAATTATTTTTCATGCTTGATCCAGTGGCGTTTTCGGAACCAGCACGCGGCGGCGCAA contains:
- a CDS encoding CoA ester lyase — translated: MKNNLTALRSLLYVPGNSEKMILKARDSAADALILDLEDAIAVEQKLAARATIVRALREMTFDGKDVFVRINALTTDFGLEDARAVAAAGAPGILLPKAERVDDVTTLAPILQSRNWAGAQTVHDAKRLLLLIETPRGVFAARELAEASELVVGLLFGSADLSREVGCTLSDDEQEVFYARSHVLLAARAAGVAAYDAPHFGIADLAGLRQRCQAARRLGYDGKTAIHPAHLEIVNAAFAPTEAEIATAERIVNALTAAPGRGAIALDGQMIDQVHLAAARKVLAQVQAKSL